In Marivirga salinae, a single window of DNA contains:
- the tsaD gene encoding tRNA (adenosine(37)-N6)-threonylcarbamoyltransferase complex transferase subunit TsaD, protein MDINILAIESSCDETSAAVVQNGKVLNNIIATQSVHEKYGGVVPELASRAHQQHIVPVVDQALSAANISKKDLKAVAFTQGPGLLGALLVGSSFAKSLASALHIPLIGVNHMQAHILAHFIEDPKPNFPFLCLTVSGGHTQIVKVNDYLDMEILGETKDDAVGEAFDKIAKIIGLPYPGGPMIDKHAKNGNHEAFQFPETEMSGFNYSFSGIKTAVLYFLQNNSQKDANFVSDNLDDICASVQHRLIMTLLQKLKKASKNTGIKEIAIAGGVSANSYLRKMLAETGEELNWKTYIPKFEYCTDNAGMIAMTAHFKYQKEEFLGMDAAPIPRMKFSVDKV, encoded by the coding sequence ATGGATATTAATATTTTAGCCATCGAATCTTCCTGTGATGAAACTTCTGCGGCAGTTGTACAAAACGGGAAAGTACTCAACAACATTATCGCCACGCAGTCGGTTCACGAAAAATATGGTGGTGTAGTTCCCGAATTGGCATCTCGTGCTCATCAACAACATATAGTACCTGTAGTTGACCAAGCACTTTCCGCTGCAAATATAAGCAAGAAGGATTTAAAAGCAGTAGCTTTTACACAAGGACCTGGTTTGTTAGGTGCTTTATTAGTAGGGAGTAGTTTTGCAAAGTCTCTGGCATCAGCTTTACACATTCCTTTAATTGGCGTAAATCATATGCAAGCACATATTTTAGCGCACTTTATAGAAGATCCCAAACCGAATTTTCCTTTTCTGTGCTTAACCGTAAGTGGTGGCCATACCCAAATAGTGAAAGTTAATGATTATTTGGATATGGAAATTTTAGGCGAAACTAAAGATGATGCAGTGGGGGAAGCTTTTGATAAGATTGCCAAAATCATTGGTTTGCCTTATCCTGGTGGACCAATGATAGATAAACACGCTAAAAATGGAAATCATGAAGCATTTCAATTTCCTGAAACTGAAATGTCAGGTTTTAATTATTCATTTAGCGGAATAAAGACAGCCGTCTTATATTTTCTTCAGAACAACAGCCAGAAAGATGCCAATTTCGTAAGTGATAATTTGGATGATATATGTGCCAGTGTGCAACATCGATTAATAATGACTTTATTGCAGAAACTGAAAAAAGCATCAAAGAATACTGGAATTAAAGAGATAGCCATAGCGGGAGGAGTTTCTGCAAATTCTTACTTAAGAAAAATGTTGGCAGAAACTGGGGAAGAATTGAATTGGAAGACTTATATCCCAAAATTTGAATATTGTACTGATAATGCAGGTATGATTGCCATGACTGCGCATTTCAAATATCAGAAGGAAGAATTTTTAGGTATGGATGCTGCTCCAATCCCAAGAATGAAATTTTCAGTTGATAAGGTATAA
- a CDS encoding thioesterase family protein — protein sequence MKDIFKIGDKKLYNFKVKAQDVAHFDQQAVHDVCATFTLAREIEWASRLFVLEMLEEGEEGIGTHLNIEHRSPALLGNEVDIEAEYIGIKEKEIICKYEARVKGRLVAIGTTGQKILPKEKIAKIFDKLSN from the coding sequence ATGAAAGATATTTTTAAAATAGGAGATAAAAAACTTTACAATTTTAAAGTAAAAGCTCAAGATGTGGCACATTTTGATCAGCAGGCCGTACATGATGTTTGTGCTACCTTTACATTAGCAAGAGAAATTGAATGGGCATCTCGGCTATTTGTTTTGGAAATGCTGGAAGAAGGAGAGGAGGGAATAGGTACTCATTTGAATATTGAACATCGATCACCTGCTTTGTTGGGTAATGAGGTAGATATTGAAGCAGAGTATATTGGAATTAAGGAAAAAGAAATAATTTGTAAGTATGAGGCTAGGGTGAAGGGAAGGCTTGTGGCGATTGGAACTACAGGTCAGAAAATTCTCCCAAAAGAAAAAATAGCCAAGATTTTTGATAAACTATCAAATTAA
- the smpB gene encoding SsrA-binding protein SmpB: protein MSDKKEFSTSVTVKNKKARFEYEWLDTYLTGIVLQGTEIKAIRLHKVGLQEAYCYIHRGEVFVKGMHIGHYELGTHYNHEEKRERKLLLKKQEIQKIRKRMEEKGLTLIPTKLFINNRGLAKLEIALAKGKKIHDKRDSIKDKDMKRELSKMKF, encoded by the coding sequence ATGAGTGATAAAAAAGAGTTTAGTACTTCGGTTACTGTAAAAAACAAAAAGGCTCGATTTGAATACGAATGGCTGGATACTTACCTAACAGGGATCGTTTTACAAGGCACCGAAATCAAGGCTATCCGCTTACATAAAGTAGGATTACAGGAGGCTTATTGCTACATCCATAGAGGAGAGGTTTTTGTAAAAGGAATGCATATTGGGCACTATGAATTAGGTACTCATTATAATCATGAAGAAAAGCGTGAGCGTAAATTGCTCTTGAAAAAGCAAGAAATACAGAAAATTAGAAAAAGAATGGAAGAAAAAGGCTTAACCCTTATACCAACAAAGCTTTTTATTAATAATAGAGGATTGGCTAAATTAGAAATAGCGCTGGCAAAAGGTAAAAAAATACATGATAAAAGAGATAGTATTAAGGATAAAGATATGAAACGTGAACTGTCCAAGATGAAATTTTAA
- a CDS encoding C40 family peptidase — protein sequence MITVGEKGICRLSIIPVRAEASDASEMVTQLLFGDHYAVTDLSKDSKWIKIKIYFDGYEGWIDAKQFHYITDEYFEQINNSDYKICTELTASILYHKNLLSVVMGAIIPISTNEIFKVEEHLGFNGEAKSLSARRDFEFLKSIAIKYLNSPYLWGGKSPFGIDCSGFTQIVFKICGYNLKRDASQQVEQGKVVDQLENALPGDLAFFRNEHKKVTHVGIMLENQEIIHASGRVKVDFLDENGIFNAEQKGYTHYLTDIKRVLA from the coding sequence ATGATTACAGTAGGAGAAAAAGGCATTTGTAGATTGAGTATTATTCCAGTTCGTGCAGAAGCTTCTGATGCTTCCGAAATGGTGACCCAATTATTATTTGGAGATCATTACGCAGTTACCGATTTGTCCAAAGACTCAAAGTGGATTAAGATTAAAATCTATTTTGATGGATATGAAGGCTGGATTGATGCTAAGCAATTTCATTACATTACTGATGAATATTTTGAGCAGATTAATAATTCAGATTATAAAATATGTACTGAATTAACAGCCAGTATTTTATATCATAAAAATTTATTATCTGTAGTAATGGGTGCCATCATTCCTATTTCTACCAATGAAATTTTTAAAGTTGAAGAGCATTTAGGTTTTAATGGTGAGGCTAAGTCATTAAGTGCAAGGCGAGATTTCGAATTCCTTAAAAGCATTGCTATTAAATATTTAAATTCACCTTATTTATGGGGAGGAAAATCTCCTTTTGGAATTGATTGTTCAGGTTTTACGCAGATTGTTTTTAAAATCTGTGGTTATAATTTGAAAAGAGATGCTTCTCAGCAAGTAGAGCAAGGAAAAGTGGTAGATCAATTGGAAAATGCTTTGCCAGGAGATTTGGCTTTCTTTAGAAACGAACATAAAAAAGTGACGCATGTGGGCATTATGCTTGAAAATCAGGAGATTATTCATGCTTCTGGCAGAGTAAAAGTTGATTTTTTAGATGAAAATGGTATCTTCAATGCTGAACAAAAAGGTTACACACATTATTTGACCGATATAAAAAGAGTATTAGCATGA
- a CDS encoding HNH endonuclease, with protein MKIGSTRALVLNQDYSPVTVCSIPKAFLLLYLQKAELIENDETRKLRSVDRTFPFPSVIRLTNYANMPYKGVMLTRQNVFKRDGHECQYCGTSRELTLDHLIPRSKGGKSVWTNLVTACKRCNARKGNSTPEESDLKLKRPPFKPNYVMFIRDFSGQIDEKWMPFLKTKQMSA; from the coding sequence ATGAAAATTGGTTCCACGCGCGCATTGGTTTTAAATCAGGATTATAGTCCTGTTACGGTTTGTAGTATTCCTAAAGCATTTCTGTTGTTGTATTTGCAAAAAGCTGAACTTATTGAGAATGATGAAACTCGTAAGCTTCGTTCAGTGGACCGCACTTTTCCTTTCCCATCTGTCATTCGATTGACCAATTATGCAAATATGCCTTATAAAGGTGTAATGTTAACTCGTCAAAACGTATTTAAGCGTGATGGGCATGAATGTCAATATTGTGGTACTTCCAGAGAATTGACTTTAGACCATTTAATTCCACGATCAAAAGGAGGGAAGTCAGTTTGGACTAATTTGGTCACTGCCTGTAAAAGATGTAATGCTAGAAAAGGGAATAGTACCCCTGAAGAAAGTGATTTAAAACTTAAACGCCCGCCTTTCAAACCTAATTATGTGATGTTTATTAGAGATTTCTCAGGTCAGATCGATGAGAAATGGATGCCATTTTTGAAAACGAAGCAGATGAGTGCTTAA
- a CDS encoding glutamine synthetase III family protein, whose protein sequence is MAHLRFNALDIVSRRTTDRIEAPSNKISDYFAQDVFTLDQMKASLAPNVFKKVSSAIDKGKKIDMETADQIASAVKAWAITKGVTHYTHWFQPLTGSTAEKHDSFFNAQKGIEVFAGSMLVQQEPDASSFPNGGLRTTFEARGYTAWDPSSPMFIFGRTLCIPTIFVAYTGEALDHKAPLLKAVEAVDNAATKVVQLFDRNVNRVNASLGCEQEYFVVDKALYNARPDLLMSGRTLFGHNPARGQQLDDHYFGSIPSRIYNYMKDFEIESLKLGIPISTRHNEVAPSQFEAAPLFEDINVATDHNSLMMDIMRRVAARHDLEVLFHEKPFAGLNGSGKHNNWSLITNTGVNLFQPSNSARENLLFLVFLVNTIKAVAENGELLRASIASASNDHRLGANEAPPAIMSVFIGSQLTAVLDELEEKGNIKIDKGDNMYMKLGIDKIPQIILDNTDRNRTSPFAFTGNKFEFRAVGSDQNVAQPMSILNLIMAEQLNEFHKEVKSQMGKGTDKKIAIVNILRQYIKDSKKVRFEGDGYSAEWEKEAEKRGLANVKNTPRALEAFVTDKSKKLFAKHNVMTPEELEARNEIYLENYIMKIQIESRLMGDIALNQIIPTAVKYQNTLAQNAKNLSALKLDNSEILKNIELISGYTKDLRSLVHEMIEKRKEFNEIEDTKERAYKYCDEVKEAYFDKIRYAADKLELYVDDELWPLPKYRELLFLR, encoded by the coding sequence ATGGCTCATTTAAGATTCAACGCACTCGATATCGTTTCAAGAAGAACAACAGATAGAATTGAGGCTCCATCCAACAAAATTTCAGATTATTTTGCTCAGGATGTATTCACATTGGACCAAATGAAAGCTTCTTTGGCTCCCAATGTTTTCAAAAAAGTAAGTAGCGCCATCGATAAAGGCAAAAAAATAGATATGGAAACTGCAGATCAAATTGCATCTGCAGTAAAAGCTTGGGCAATCACTAAAGGAGTTACCCATTACACACACTGGTTCCAACCATTAACAGGATCAACAGCTGAAAAACACGACTCATTCTTTAATGCTCAGAAAGGAATTGAAGTTTTTGCTGGCTCTATGTTGGTTCAGCAAGAACCTGATGCCTCCTCATTTCCAAACGGAGGATTAAGAACAACATTTGAAGCAAGAGGATATACTGCTTGGGATCCATCTTCTCCCATGTTCATATTTGGTAGAACTTTATGTATCCCAACAATATTTGTTGCTTATACAGGTGAAGCTTTAGACCATAAAGCACCATTGTTAAAAGCCGTGGAAGCTGTAGATAATGCTGCAACAAAAGTGGTTCAATTATTTGATAGAAATGTCAACCGAGTGAATGCTTCTTTAGGTTGCGAGCAAGAATACTTTGTAGTAGATAAAGCATTGTACAATGCAAGACCTGATTTATTAATGTCGGGTAGAACATTATTTGGACATAATCCTGCTAGAGGTCAACAATTGGACGATCATTATTTTGGCTCTATCCCAAGCAGGATTTATAATTATATGAAAGACTTTGAAATTGAAAGTTTAAAACTAGGCATTCCGATTTCAACTCGTCACAATGAAGTAGCTCCTAGTCAGTTTGAGGCAGCTCCTTTATTTGAAGATATTAATGTGGCAACTGATCATAATAGCTTGATGATGGATATTATGAGACGAGTAGCTGCTAGGCATGACTTGGAAGTGCTTTTCCATGAAAAACCATTTGCAGGATTAAACGGAAGTGGAAAACACAATAACTGGTCACTAATTACCAATACGGGTGTTAATTTATTCCAACCAAGCAATAGTGCTAGAGAAAATCTATTATTTCTGGTTTTCTTAGTGAACACAATTAAAGCTGTAGCAGAAAATGGAGAGTTATTAAGAGCTTCTATCGCTTCTGCAAGTAACGATCACAGATTAGGTGCAAATGAAGCACCACCAGCAATAATGTCAGTATTTATTGGTTCTCAATTAACGGCTGTTTTAGATGAATTAGAGGAAAAAGGAAATATCAAAATAGATAAAGGAGATAATATGTACATGAAATTGGGCATAGACAAAATTCCTCAAATTATCTTAGATAATACCGACCGAAACAGAACCTCTCCATTTGCCTTTACTGGAAACAAATTCGAATTCAGAGCGGTAGGTTCTGATCAGAATGTGGCACAACCAATGTCTATTTTAAATTTAATAATGGCTGAGCAATTGAATGAGTTCCATAAAGAGGTGAAATCTCAAATGGGAAAAGGAACTGATAAGAAAATTGCTATAGTTAATATTTTAAGACAATACATCAAAGATTCTAAAAAGGTAAGATTTGAAGGAGATGGCTACTCAGCTGAATGGGAGAAAGAAGCAGAAAAAAGAGGCTTAGCCAATGTGAAAAATACGCCTAGAGCTTTAGAAGCATTTGTAACAGATAAATCCAAGAAGTTATTTGCTAAGCATAATGTGATGACTCCTGAGGAACTAGAGGCTCGTAATGAAATCTACTTGGAGAATTATATAATGAAAATCCAAATAGAATCTCGCTTGATGGGTGATATTGCCTTAAATCAGATTATTCCTACAGCTGTTAAATATCAAAACACTTTAGCTCAGAATGCTAAAAACTTAAGCGCCTTAAAATTAGATAATTCAGAAATTTTGAAAAACATTGAGTTAATTTCTGGTTACACTAAAGATTTGAGAAGCTTAGTGCACGAAATGATTGAGAAAAGAAAAGAGTTTAATGAAATTGAAGACACTAAGGAGAGAGCATATAAATACTGTGATGAAGTGAAGGAAGCCTACTTTGATAAAATCAGATATGCAGCAGACAAGCTTGAATTATATGTTGATGATGAGCTTTGGCCATTGCCAAAATACAGAGAATTATTATTTTTGAGATAG
- the mtaB gene encoding tRNA (N(6)-L-threonylcarbamoyladenosine(37)-C(2))-methylthiotransferase MtaB — MNKKVAFYTLGCKLNFSETSSISRMFENRGYEKVDFQANPDIFIINTCSVTENADKKCKKVVKEAKKINPDAFVTIIGCYAQLKPKEISEIKGVDAVLGAAEKFQLIDKLDGFTKKDEPQVLASDIKEAKSFNNAFSINDRTRTFLKVQDGCNYHCAFCTIPLARGKSRSDTIENIVNSAQQIASEDVKEIVLTGVNTGDFGIQDGKRKERFVDLVKELDNVEGIERFRISSIEPNLLTNEIIEFVSQSKRFVPHFHVPLQSGSNKILRKMRRRYLRELYEDRVAKIKQLMPQCCIGVDVIVGFPGETEEDFLETYHFLKDLPVSYLHVFTYSERPNTDADEMDKVVPMKIRNERSKMLRSLSEKKKRAFYEENLGREEVVLFEKDIHDGLMEGFTDNYVRVVAKYDPILINELKKVKLTNLTAEGLMEVTEVETEVLEH, encoded by the coding sequence ATGAACAAAAAAGTTGCTTTTTATACCCTCGGTTGTAAACTTAATTTCTCAGAGACCTCCTCTATTTCAAGAATGTTTGAAAACAGAGGATATGAGAAAGTCGATTTTCAGGCTAATCCTGATATTTTTATTATCAATACCTGTTCGGTAACAGAAAATGCTGATAAGAAATGTAAGAAGGTTGTAAAAGAAGCCAAAAAAATCAATCCTGATGCATTTGTCACCATTATTGGTTGTTATGCACAACTAAAGCCGAAAGAAATTTCAGAAATTAAAGGAGTCGATGCCGTTTTGGGTGCAGCAGAGAAATTTCAGTTAATTGATAAGTTGGATGGCTTCACCAAAAAAGATGAACCTCAGGTATTAGCCTCGGATATAAAAGAAGCTAAAAGTTTTAATAATGCCTTTTCAATAAATGACAGGACTCGAACCTTTTTAAAAGTTCAGGATGGATGTAATTATCATTGTGCTTTTTGCACCATTCCATTGGCAAGAGGAAAAAGTAGAAGTGATACCATTGAGAATATTGTCAACAGCGCCCAACAAATTGCAAGTGAAGATGTAAAAGAAATCGTTTTAACTGGTGTTAATACGGGTGATTTTGGTATTCAAGATGGGAAAAGAAAAGAGCGATTTGTTGATTTGGTTAAAGAACTGGATAATGTAGAAGGGATTGAAAGGTTTAGAATTTCCAGTATTGAACCTAATTTATTGACAAATGAAATCATCGAATTTGTAAGTCAATCCAAAAGATTCGTTCCTCATTTTCATGTTCCGCTGCAAAGTGGTAGCAATAAAATTTTGCGAAAAATGAGAAGGCGTTATTTACGTGAACTCTATGAAGATAGAGTTGCAAAAATTAAGCAATTGATGCCTCAGTGTTGTATTGGTGTTGATGTGATTGTTGGCTTTCCAGGTGAAACTGAAGAAGATTTCTTAGAAACTTATCACTTCCTAAAAGACTTGCCAGTATCTTACCTGCATGTTTTCACCTATTCAGAAAGGCCTAATACTGATGCGGATGAAATGGATAAAGTAGTGCCGATGAAAATCAGAAACGAGCGTTCTAAAATGTTGAGAAGCTTATCTGAAAAGAAAAAGCGTGCTTTCTATGAAGAGAATTTAGGTAGGGAAGAAGTAGTGTTATTTGAGAAAGATATCCATGATGGATTGATGGAAGGCTTTACAGATAACTATGTTCGAGTAGTAGCCAAATATGATCCTATTTTAATTAATGAATTGAAAAAGGTGAAGCTTACTAATTTGACTGCTGAAGGTTTAATGGAAGTTACAGAAGTGGAGACAGAGGTGTTGGAGCATTGA
- the gap gene encoding type I glyceraldehyde-3-phosphate dehydrogenase: MSNVKVGINGFGRIGRLTFRALLQKNNIEVVGINDLTDTKTLAHLLKYDSVHGRFPGEISHDANSITVNGKSISVTAERDPANLPWGKMGVDIVLESTGIFVDEENAGKHIKAGAKKVVISAPAKGNVPTVVLGVNDDTMTGDETILSNASCTTNCLAPMAKVLDDTFGIEKGYITTVHAYTADQNLQDAPHKDLRRARAAAYSIVPTSTGAAKAVGLVLPHLQGKLDGIAMRVPIPDGSLTDFTVELKKETTAEEVNAAMKKASEGSMKGVLEYTEDPIVSIDIVGNTHSCIFDSALTSVSGKLAKVVGWYDNEAGYSNRAADLIERISK; this comes from the coding sequence ATGTCAAACGTAAAAGTTGGAATTAACGGATTCGGGCGTATTGGAAGATTAACTTTCCGAGCCCTGCTGCAAAAAAATAATATTGAAGTTGTGGGTATCAACGATCTAACTGATACTAAAACTTTAGCACACTTATTAAAATACGATTCAGTTCATGGTAGATTTCCAGGTGAAATTTCCCATGATGCTAACTCTATTACAGTAAATGGAAAAAGCATTTCAGTAACGGCTGAAAGAGACCCAGCAAACCTTCCTTGGGGAAAAATGGGTGTAGATATCGTTTTAGAATCTACAGGTATATTTGTTGATGAAGAGAATGCAGGAAAACACATAAAAGCAGGTGCTAAAAAAGTTGTCATCTCTGCTCCAGCTAAAGGAAACGTCCCTACTGTTGTATTAGGTGTTAATGACGATACAATGACGGGAGATGAAACTATCCTTTCAAATGCTTCTTGTACTACCAACTGCTTAGCTCCGATGGCTAAAGTTTTGGATGACACTTTTGGAATTGAAAAAGGGTATATCACTACTGTTCATGCTTATACTGCTGATCAGAATCTACAAGATGCGCCACATAAAGATTTAAGAAGAGCTAGAGCTGCTGCTTACTCTATTGTACCTACTTCAACTGGAGCTGCTAAAGCTGTTGGTTTGGTTCTACCTCACTTACAAGGCAAATTAGATGGTATTGCTATGAGGGTTCCAATTCCTGATGGCTCATTAACTGATTTCACAGTAGAATTGAAAAAAGAAACTACCGCTGAGGAAGTAAATGCAGCAATGAAAAAAGCTTCTGAAGGAAGTATGAAAGGTGTTTTAGAATACACTGAGGATCCAATTGTTTCTATTGATATCGTTGGAAATACTCATTCTTGTATCTTCGATTCAGCTTTAACTTCAGTTTCTGGTAAATTAGCTAAAGTTGTAGGATGGTATGACAACGAAGCTGGTTATTCAAACAGAGCCGCGGATTTAATCGAGAGAATATCTAAGTAA
- a CDS encoding GIY-YIG nuclease family protein: MWYYCYVLESTIDKTTYIGSTDNLKNRLKEHNSGKTKSIKHKIPMRLIYCEAYRTNTLAIKRERSLKKNSAAKKELFSRIFDE; the protein is encoded by the coding sequence ATGTGGTATTATTGTTATGTATTAGAAAGTACAATTGATAAAACGACCTACATAGGGTCCACAGATAACTTAAAGAATAGACTTAAAGAGCATAATAGCGGTAAGACGAAATCCATAAAACATAAAATTCCAATGAGGTTAATTTATTGCGAAGCTTATAGAACCAATACATTAGCGATTAAAAGAGAGCGTTCTTTAAAAAAGAATAGTGCGGCTAAGAAGGAGTTGTTTTCAAGAATATTTGATGAATGA
- a CDS encoding GIY-YIG nuclease family protein, whose product MWYYCYVLESTIDKTTYIGSTDNLKNRLKEHNSGKTKSIKHKIPMRLIYCEAYRNKTLAIKRERSLKKNSAAKKELFSRIFDE is encoded by the coding sequence ATGTGGTATTATTGTTATGTATTAGAAAGTACAATTGATAAAACGACCTACATAGGGTCCACAGATAACTTAAAGAATAGACTTAAAGAGCATAATAGCGGTAAGACGAAATCCATAAAACATAAAATTCCAATGAGGTTAATTTATTGCGAAGCTTATAGAAACAAGACATTAGCGATTAAAAGAGAGCGTTCTTTAAAAAAGAATAGTGCGGCTAAGAAGGAGTTGTTTTCAAGAATATTTGATGAATGA
- a CDS encoding GIY-YIG nuclease family protein: MWHYCYVLESTIDKTTYTGSTDNLKNRLKEHNCGKTKSIKHKIPMRLIYCEAYRTKTLAIKRERSLKKNSAAKKELFSRIFDE; the protein is encoded by the coding sequence ATGTGGCATTATTGTTATGTATTAGAAAGTACGATTGATAAAACGACCTACACAGGGTCTACAGATAATTTAAAGAATAGACTTAAAGAGCATAATTGCGGTAAGACGAAATCCATAAAACATAAAATTCCAATGAGGTTAATTTATTGCGAAGCTTATAGAACCAAGACATTAGCGATTAAAAGAGAGCGTTCTTTAAAAAAGAATAGTGCGGCTAAGAAGGAGTTGTTTTCAAGAATATTTGATGAATGA
- a CDS encoding formate/nitrite transporter family protein: protein MTDSEQHEKNQDERQVVQDSSSKPKSASKIFLEQVDEGKSEHKRSSRNLLMSSVAGGMEVGFSLLLLGIIHTSFSEALSDNHLKWILAAGYPIGFIFVIIGRSELFTEHTNLAFVPVLNGSVGIKSLFRVWGIVFLGNLMGGYVVSFLLTLLGPSMGIITEESFYKLAFKLVDHSYGTILISSITAGWLMGLLSWLVSSSQETISRILMVFIITALIGLGGLHHSIVGSIEVFAGLLVSDITFAQYGHFQLWSTIGNLIGGVFFVSLLKFSTVKNRDKG, encoded by the coding sequence ATGACTGATTCTGAACAACACGAGAAAAACCAAGACGAAAGGCAAGTGGTTCAGGACTCGAGCAGTAAACCTAAGTCTGCCTCTAAAATCTTTCTGGAACAGGTCGATGAAGGAAAATCTGAGCATAAGAGATCATCCAGAAATCTGCTAATGTCATCGGTTGCCGGAGGCATGGAAGTTGGATTTTCTTTGCTCCTATTAGGAATTATACATACTTCATTTAGTGAGGCATTATCTGACAACCACCTAAAATGGATTTTAGCAGCAGGCTATCCTATTGGATTTATTTTTGTGATAATTGGTCGCTCTGAGTTATTCACCGAACATACAAATCTTGCTTTTGTACCAGTTTTAAATGGTTCTGTAGGGATAAAAAGCCTTTTTAGAGTTTGGGGAATTGTATTCTTAGGAAATCTTATGGGGGGCTATGTGGTGTCTTTTCTACTTACGCTTTTAGGCCCTTCTATGGGTATCATTACAGAAGAATCATTTTATAAATTAGCTTTCAAATTGGTCGACCACAGTTATGGGACCATATTGATAAGTAGTATTACTGCAGGTTGGCTGATGGGTTTACTTTCCTGGCTGGTGAGTTCCTCTCAGGAAACCATTAGCAGGATTTTAATGGTTTTTATCATAACTGCTCTGATTGGTCTCGGGGGGCTGCACCATTCTATCGTGGGTTCTATTGAAGTATTTGCCGGTTTATTAGTCTCCGATATAACTTTTGCGCAGTATGGGCATTTTCAATTATGGTCAACTATAGGGAATTTAATAGGAGGAGTCTTTTTCGTATCTCTTTTGAAGTTCAGTACGGTAAAGAATAGGGATAAAGGATAA
- a CDS encoding YqcI/YcgG family protein, protein MKPQIKIPAAFQVYQEFQELILTRDHPCVMTQSSFKSNQVDLFAHDTIGVDKSSKTLLEDLKHYIELYDFTASDYRSFLAVFPKEEIDSEGMHPKSLRIARRSLYPTIFFNFHLQFERLKERAVYREVRDKIHARDKELQ, encoded by the coding sequence ATGAAACCGCAAATTAAAATACCTGCTGCTTTCCAGGTATACCAAGAATTCCAAGAACTTATCCTCACGAGGGACCACCCTTGTGTGATGACTCAAAGTAGCTTTAAATCAAACCAAGTAGATTTATTTGCTCATGACACTATAGGGGTTGACAAAAGCTCTAAAACGCTCTTAGAGGATCTTAAGCATTATATTGAATTATACGATTTTACAGCATCTGACTATCGATCCTTTCTTGCCGTTTTCCCAAAGGAGGAAATTGATTCAGAAGGAATGCATCCAAAAAGTTTACGAATTGCAAGAAGAAGCCTATATCCTACTATATTCTTTAATTTTCATTTACAATTTGAACGGCTTAAAGAAAGAGCGGTATATCGTGAAGTAAGAGATAAAATACATGCTAGGGATAAAGAATTACAATGA